From the Marinomonas sp. THO17 genome, one window contains:
- the cqsA gene encoding alpha-hydroxyketone-type quorum-sensing autoinducer synthase, producing the protein MINETRYYPNYLAKKVNAHVERCEKLGGRNPLHGLNPTLTSLKLISNDYLALANHPNILAAQRKVLDSMEDTIVMSSIFLHGDNPQLRFEQRMADFMQADETVLSQSGYNANIGLVQAIVEGAEVPIYVDMLAHMSLWDGTHYSKASVYPFRHNSVEHMAALVKKHGPGLVMVDSVYSSNGSVCPLKELVDTAYDMGCLLLVDESHSLGTHGPQGRGLVVEYGLQDKVMFRTASLAKAFAGRAGIISCPKGFADYLKCTANPSIFSSALLPYEIAGLNATLDLIMLADEKRKQLVLNANYLRQSLLGLGYNTTASKSQIIALEVGSEWLTTVLKDALEAKDVFGSVFCAPATAKNRALMRLSVNSALTINQLDKVIQVFKEIREDISLDKWRSTRKISADFIEASVA; encoded by the coding sequence ATGATAAATGAGACTAGGTATTATCCCAATTATTTGGCCAAAAAAGTAAACGCACATGTAGAACGCTGTGAAAAATTAGGAGGACGTAACCCTTTACATGGTCTTAATCCTACATTGACGTCACTTAAATTGATCAGTAATGATTATCTTGCATTAGCGAATCATCCGAACATCCTCGCAGCACAACGAAAAGTGTTAGATAGCATGGAAGATACTATTGTCATGTCTTCGATTTTTCTACACGGAGACAATCCTCAATTGAGGTTTGAGCAGCGTATGGCAGATTTCATGCAAGCAGATGAGACGGTACTTAGTCAGTCCGGGTATAACGCTAATATTGGTTTAGTTCAGGCGATTGTTGAGGGCGCTGAAGTGCCTATTTATGTTGATATGTTGGCGCACATGTCATTGTGGGATGGGACGCATTATAGCAAGGCTTCGGTTTATCCATTTCGTCATAACAGTGTTGAACACATGGCAGCATTGGTTAAGAAACATGGTCCGGGTCTGGTCATGGTGGATTCGGTTTACAGTTCCAATGGCAGTGTTTGTCCGTTAAAAGAATTGGTAGATACGGCGTATGATATGGGCTGCTTGTTATTAGTAGACGAATCGCACTCCCTTGGTACTCATGGACCCCAAGGTCGTGGTTTGGTGGTGGAGTATGGTTTGCAAGACAAGGTGATGTTCCGTACCGCCAGCTTGGCAAAAGCCTTTGCTGGTAGAGCTGGCATTATCAGCTGTCCTAAAGGTTTTGCGGATTATTTAAAATGTACGGCTAACCCATCCATTTTTAGTTCCGCTCTTTTGCCATATGAAATCGCTGGTTTGAATGCAACCTTGGATTTAATAATGCTTGCTGATGAGAAACGAAAACAATTGGTTTTAAATGCCAATTATTTAAGGCAATCTTTGTTGGGTTTGGGTTATAACACCACGGCTTCTAAATCGCAGATTATTGCCTTAGAGGTTGGTTCTGAATGGCTAACTACGGTATTAAAGGATGCTTTAGAGGCTAAGGATGTTTTTGGATCCGTCTTTTGTGCACCTGCCACGGCGAAAAATCGAGCCTTAATGCGTTTATCTGTTAATTCAGCTTTAACTATTAATCAATTAGATAAAGTCATTCAGGTATTCAAAGAGATTAGAGAGGATATTAGCTTAGATAAATGGCGTTCTACGAGGAAAATATCGGCTGATTTTATCGAGGCGTCAGTAGCTTAA
- a CDS encoding DNA-binding response regulator, whose translation MMLQPDQKKINAYFHPTTVVFLDDHQAFLDSIPLALKADTIYQSFLHPQQAIQYINDNTQHHPALEKDNQWSLNGSDYHYKFDCKSILHKTLNQQRFSEPSVLVTDYAMPGSDYNGLDVCKAINNPYIKKVLLTGVADEHIAIEALNNKVIDFYLKKNVQDVLPKINQLIEKYQQDYFNDMNRVLREGLTLQSPLVEDPAVVDYFFSLMKQKDIVEYHLHTELSPSSADFLLLDNSGKRYRLLLLTKEDIKVHKEIAIDAKAPSGLLKLLDKPTSIPLFPSMDGFYHPNIEDSWQDFFYPCVKIKGEDNYLAAFIEECNIITPKQRVS comes from the coding sequence ATGATGCTTCAACCTGATCAAAAAAAAATTAATGCGTATTTTCACCCCACCACAGTGGTCTTTCTGGATGACCATCAAGCCTTTCTTGATAGTATTCCATTGGCGCTAAAAGCAGATACCATTTATCAAAGCTTTCTTCATCCGCAACAAGCCATACAGTATATTAATGACAACACGCAGCATCATCCGGCATTGGAAAAAGACAACCAATGGTCTCTAAACGGTTCTGATTACCACTATAAATTCGATTGCAAGTCAATCTTACACAAAACCCTTAATCAACAGCGCTTTTCAGAACCTTCCGTACTAGTAACGGACTACGCTATGCCGGGTTCAGATTACAATGGTTTGGATGTTTGTAAGGCCATTAACAATCCTTACATAAAAAAAGTGCTCTTGACCGGTGTAGCAGACGAACACATTGCCATTGAAGCACTAAATAATAAGGTGATTGATTTTTATCTGAAAAAAAATGTGCAAGATGTTCTGCCGAAAATCAACCAATTGATTGAGAAGTACCAGCAGGACTACTTCAATGACATGAACAGAGTTCTTCGAGAGGGTTTAACATTGCAGTCTCCTCTGGTTGAGGACCCTGCGGTGGTAGATTATTTCTTTTCTCTGATGAAGCAAAAAGACATTGTTGAATACCACTTACATACTGAATTGAGCCCATCCTCAGCTGATTTTTTACTCTTGGATAATTCAGGAAAACGTTACCGCTTGTTACTGCTCACCAAAGAAGACATCAAGGTTCACAAAGAAATCGCCATCGACGCCAAAGCGCCATCGGGATTATTAAAATTATTGGATAAGCCTACCAGCATCCCATTATTCCCCAGTATGGACGGTTTTTATCACCCAAACATTGAAGACAGCTGGCAAGACTTCTTTTACCCATGCGTTAAAATCAAGGGTGAAGACAACTACTTAGCGGCTTTTATAGAAGAATGTAACATTATTACCCCGAAACAAAGAGTCTCCTAA
- a CDS encoding HAMP domain-containing sensor histidine kinase, whose translation MQTIRKCFRYVNIRLNQALNDSAEYFLPHTVYISFIGVFGFPLYYLIWAYLFPQPYENLTLRLIGSLLFLGIAFLNNWPNWMRPYTNLYWIITITYSLPFFFTYMLLMNNGSLIWGMSMMGGLAISILLAYNWILFISMLIIGASLAILLYVFSVETVTFSNYYEQLPIYSFLIVTTSIIFYYPYRLKQEKLKVLASIGAEISHELRTPLMTIHNHAHGLNRYLPELLNVYELANKHNLVEQPIKSQTFSILNASLEQIKNEVQHSNTVIDILLMSLGKSKINQEEFEYFSMADIVTQAIERYPFDSQDERNIVTTHLSDDFQFFGSDLLMMHVIFNLIKNALVFTNTTSEASIELHLKKTNNENYLYFRDNGKGISLKDRLSIFESFYSSANLDKGAGTGIGLAFCKKVLTSFNADITCDSKLGEYTEFTLSFPAP comes from the coding sequence GTGCAAACGATTAGAAAATGCTTTCGCTATGTAAATATTCGTCTCAATCAAGCTCTAAATGACAGTGCAGAGTATTTTCTCCCACATACTGTTTACATCAGCTTTATTGGAGTATTTGGTTTTCCTTTGTACTATTTGATATGGGCTTATCTCTTTCCACAACCCTATGAAAACTTAACATTGCGCTTAATAGGATCTCTACTGTTTTTAGGAATAGCCTTTCTCAACAATTGGCCTAATTGGATGCGTCCTTATACAAACCTTTATTGGATCATAACCATAACCTATTCATTACCCTTTTTCTTTACCTATATGCTATTAATGAATAATGGGAGTCTGATTTGGGGAATGTCAATGATGGGAGGACTGGCCATATCAATATTGCTTGCATACAATTGGATTTTGTTTATTTCAATGCTAATAATCGGCGCTTCCTTAGCCATACTATTATATGTTTTTAGTGTAGAAACAGTTACGTTTTCCAATTACTATGAACAGCTCCCAATCTATAGCTTTTTGATCGTAACAACTAGCATTATTTTTTACTATCCATACCGATTAAAACAAGAAAAACTAAAAGTATTGGCCTCAATCGGGGCTGAAATTTCTCATGAGCTCAGAACCCCTCTGATGACCATTCACAACCATGCTCATGGTTTAAATCGATACCTACCAGAATTGCTCAATGTCTATGAGCTAGCAAATAAACATAATCTGGTTGAACAGCCAATAAAATCTCAAACTTTTAGCATTCTAAACGCTTCTTTGGAGCAAATTAAAAACGAAGTCCAACATTCCAATACTGTCATTGATATTCTTCTAATGAGTCTGGGAAAATCAAAAATTAACCAAGAGGAATTCGAATATTTTTCCATGGCCGATATAGTGACCCAAGCAATTGAGCGCTATCCATTTGATTCACAAGATGAAAGAAACATAGTTACCACACATCTTAGTGACGACTTTCAGTTTTTCGGCTCTGATCTCCTGATGATGCATGTGATATTCAACCTAATAAAAAACGCTCTAGTCTTTACAAATACAACCTCAGAGGCCAGTATTGAACTTCACTTAAAAAAAACAAACAATGAAAATTATCTATACTTCAGGGACAATGGCAAAGGCATCTCATTAAAAGATAGGCTATCTATTTTTGAGAGTTTTTATTCCTCTGCCAATTTGGACAAAGGGGCCGGCACTGGCATCGGCTTGGCGTTTTGCAAAAAAGTGTTAACCAGTTTTAATGCTGATATTACGTGCGATTCTAAGCTCGGGGAATACACTGAATTTACTTTAAGCTTCCCCGCTCCATAA